The following are encoded in a window of Methanomassiliicoccales archaeon genomic DNA:
- a CDS encoding PAS domain S-box protein: MIHLLCVDDEPDFLEITKLFLEAEGDFEVITVTNTDEAEKIIWNRIIDAIVCDYQMPGKDGLEFLGDLRSKGCTLPFILFTGKGREEVAIMALNLGADRYIQKGHDLKAQFKEVAHAVRMAVKQRKDDEAIKNKEARLSAIFRAAPIGIGLVSDRILIEVNDRLCEMLGYKREDLLGKSARVLYPTDDDFNYVGKVKYSHISECGSGSVETKWLRKDGKVLDILLSSTAIDPQNLKKGVVFTALDITTHKKTLQELKLSEERWKFALEGSGDGIFDWDIENDKVFFSIRWKQILGYNDDEIENEIMEWKKRIHPDDIVKVMLHLDAHLKGETNKFEMEYRLQCKDGNYKWILARGMVIERCNGRPIRMLGTHSDITNRKIMEIEKLESEQRFRAIFQSMNEGMALHELIYDQEGNAIDYRILAVNPRYEKILGLKAIDVVGKLATQVYQVAQAPFLNEYQEVVKTGLAKELDVFYEPLMKYFHISVASLGSSQFVTIFFDTTALKILEREMAEREAQLRLVTDNMEDIVYQTDEEDRVVFVSPSITRKLGCRIEDIVGKKATNNIHDEDSEIIWRQYTSAIAAHEPKARMEMRYRASSGEYIWLETEMRFIYGHDGRFKGCVGVARDISDRKMAESAAALANKKLRLLNSVTRHDVINQIVILKGFLEIDSKILKDTQIKEHFEKMKHALSNIQNQIDFMHDYQIMGETSPHWQSLREVFLSALSEFQLKDVEVNININGVDIFADRLLKKVFQNLIDNSLRHGGGITKIELSVHYHENFLNIIYNDDGEGIHPDEKKRIFELGYGKNTGFGLFLTKEILELTGISIEECGEFGKGVKFIIRVPFGVWRLKSESIL, translated from the coding sequence TTGATCCATTTACTCTGCGTTGATGACGAACCAGATTTTCTGGAAATTACTAAATTATTTCTTGAGGCAGAAGGCGATTTTGAAGTTATCACCGTTACAAACACAGATGAAGCTGAGAAAATTATCTGGAACAGAATTATTGACGCCATTGTCTGTGATTATCAGATGCCAGGAAAAGATGGCTTAGAATTTCTCGGAGACTTGAGATCAAAAGGTTGTACTTTACCATTTATTCTTTTTACTGGAAAAGGTAGGGAAGAAGTTGCTATAATGGCCCTAAACTTAGGAGCTGATAGATATATTCAGAAAGGTCACGACTTAAAGGCTCAATTCAAAGAAGTTGCGCATGCTGTAAGAATGGCTGTAAAGCAAAGAAAGGATGACGAAGCAATCAAAAATAAAGAGGCGAGACTCTCCGCCATATTCCGTGCAGCTCCGATAGGAATAGGGTTAGTATCTGATAGAATCCTCATAGAGGTAAATGACCGTTTGTGCGAAATGCTCGGTTATAAGCGTGAGGATTTGTTGGGTAAGTCGGCACGAGTGCTCTATCCAACCGATGATGATTTTAATTATGTGGGAAAAGTAAAATATTCCCATATTTCAGAATGTGGAAGTGGAAGTGTCGAGACAAAATGGCTAAGAAAAGATGGTAAAGTATTGGATATTTTACTTAGTTCCACCGCCATAGATCCTCAAAATCTTAAGAAGGGCGTTGTATTCACTGCATTGGACATCACCACCCATAAGAAGACTTTGCAGGAATTGAAATTGTCCGAGGAACGTTGGAAATTTGCACTCGAAGGATCAGGCGATGGTATTTTCGATTGGGATATCGAAAATGACAAAGTGTTCTTTTCCATTCGTTGGAAACAAATTTTAGGTTATAATGACGATGAAATTGAAAATGAAATAATGGAATGGAAAAAGAGGATACATCCAGATGATATAGTTAAAGTAATGTTACATCTTGATGCTCATTTAAAGGGTGAAACGAACAAGTTCGAAATGGAATATCGATTGCAATGCAAAGATGGAAATTACAAGTGGATTTTGGCACGAGGTATGGTCATAGAAAGATGTAATGGGCGTCCAATCCGTATGCTTGGTACTCACTCGGATATTACAAATAGAAAAATAATGGAAATAGAGAAGTTAGAAAGTGAACAAAGATTTCGCGCCATATTTCAATCGATGAATGAGGGCATGGCATTGCATGAATTGATATACGATCAAGAAGGAAATGCCATAGACTACCGAATCTTAGCGGTTAATCCTAGATATGAGAAAATACTCGGTCTCAAAGCAATAGATGTTGTGGGCAAACTTGCTACTCAGGTTTATCAGGTAGCTCAGGCACCGTTTTTAAATGAATATCAAGAAGTAGTGAAAACGGGTTTGGCCAAGGAATTGGATGTGTTCTATGAACCGTTAATGAAATATTTTCATATTTCCGTAGCGTCATTAGGATCAAGCCAATTTGTAACCATATTTTTTGATACTACGGCGCTAAAAATCCTAGAGCGTGAAATGGCCGAGCGAGAAGCGCAACTCCGACTAGTTACAGATAATATGGAAGACATAGTCTACCAAACGGATGAAGAAGATCGCGTTGTGTTCGTCAGCCCTTCCATTACCAGAAAATTGGGATGTCGTATCGAGGATATTGTTGGAAAGAAAGCGACGAACAATATTCATGATGAAGATTCAGAAATAATTTGGAGACAGTATACTTCAGCTATAGCAGCTCATGAGCCTAAAGCGCGTATGGAAATGAGATATCGTGCATCATCTGGTGAGTATATATGGTTGGAAACGGAGATGAGATTTATTTATGGACATGATGGTAGATTCAAAGGATGTGTTGGTGTTGCTCGCGATATTAGCGATAGGAAGATGGCGGAATCTGCAGCGGCTTTGGCCAATAAAAAGCTCAGACTATTGAATTCCGTCACGCGACATGATGTGATTAATCAAATTGTCATCCTTAAAGGTTTCCTTGAAATAGACTCAAAGATTTTGAAAGATACTCAAATAAAAGAACATTTTGAAAAAATGAAGCACGCTCTTTCGAATATCCAAAATCAAATAGATTTTATGCATGATTATCAAATAATGGGTGAGACTTCGCCTCATTGGCAAAGCTTACGGGAAGTTTTTCTTTCTGCCCTTTCAGAATTTCAATTAAAAGATGTCGAGGTTAATATAAATATCAATGGCGTTGATATTTTCGCCGATCGCCTTCTAAAAAAGGTATTTCAGAATTTAATCGATAATTCTTTACGCCATGGAGGAGGAATTACAAAAATCGAATTGTCAGTACATTATCATGAAAATTTTCTGAATATAATTTATAATGATGATGGTGAAGGAATACATCCAGATGAAAAAAAGAGGATTTTCGAGCTAGGATATGGGAAAAACACTGGTTTTGGTCTTTTTTTAACCAAGGAGATCCTAGAACTTACTGGCATATCCATCGAAGAGTGTGGCGAGTTCGGGAAAGGCGTTAAGTTCATAATCAGAGTTCCTTTCGGGGTTTGGCGTCTGAAAAGCGAATCTATTCTTTGA